From the Xylocopa sonorina isolate GNS202 chromosome 9, iyXylSono1_principal, whole genome shotgun sequence genome, the window CAAATTTCGTTAATTTTTTCGCAGCCTTAGCAAGATTCTTAGAGAGACGCACGTTCGTAACTGGCGTCATAATTACAATATAGAAGGTACCAAAGTCCGTAAGAAAGTAAATTGATAATTAATTTTCAGATATTAAAATGCGAATAATCACacgtataaaaatattataacgATCGATGGTAAAGGAATCACGGATAAtttgataaaataaaaatttttcaGAGACATCAAATATTATTTCGAGTAGCGTGTCGAGCATCTAGGCTGAAAAGAAAAGAGTTTGAAGTCGATCTcgtattgaaatgaaatagcatcGATAGATACAGTATGttaattgataaaaaaaatCGTAGGGTCCCTGGATAGATGCAACCCGGCTTGCGCTTATGTATAATCGCATTTAAAGGGACGGACGAGTCGATTTCGCGAGAGATCCGTGGCCGTTTTGCGTATTTGCTTATCCTTCGGAGAATCCGGAGTACGTGGACGACGTTCAAGGTCAGGGTGATATACCGTGGCGTAAAGGGAGGAAAATTGCGAGAGGTGAATTGTACGTTCCACTTGGGACTGTACGGAAGTTATTTTTCCCATGATTGTTGCACTCTTTGCGCAGAGTGTACCGTGTGGATGCATGCACCCACTGCGCACAGATGAACGTCACGTAGAATGACATTTAAAATTTGCAGTTAAAGATCAGACGATAACAGAGAATCGGGTCTGACGGGTCCCGTGTGTGCGTGACAGTTGCGTTACATGGGTTATTGAACGAGAGGTGAGAGCGCATCATGAACGTGGACAACGACTTGGACCAGCATTTGCTACACCAGTTCAGCTGTTTGGGCACCACCGACAAGGACGATCTGGTGAAGCAGCTACAGAAGCTGCTGGCCGGCAGCCAGCTGAACGAAGCCACCGCTGCGTTCTTTCTAGATATGAATAACTGGTGAGGATACACTACCGCGTGCCCGTTCTACGTTGGTCAAATCCAGTTTTGCGCGACCTAACCCTACCGTCGCCATGTTTATGAATTGTCTCGTCGACTCTTATCTATCTATCCTACTGACAGCTCACGATCGTAGATCCAACGTTTCGTCCGATTCAATATAATTAAATGTTTCCGTATGACGAAAACTATGTATGCTTGATGTGCAATTACTTGCAATGACTGACTGACTTGAGTATGGATTTATTTGAGGATAGATCGAAGCGTATAATATATCACCGAATTATTCCTCGAACTTATCACTGTAGTAGTAGGAGAAAGCGATGACTTTTAAGTTTTCaataaatatttgttattaacgAACTGCTAGTTTTTACTAAAGATGTTTCCTTGATAAAGCGTACATATACAAATAGCTTATATACAATTACAGGAACCTTCAAGCCGCTATATGTAGCTATTTTGACTTTGAGTCTCCGGTACAAAATAAATTTCCTTGTATGACACTGATATGTGACAGTACTATTGGCGAAGGGGAACCGGTACCACCGCTTACCAATTTTCGAAAATCATGGAAAATACAGAACAGTGGCACAGAAGCCTGGCCTGAGGAGGTTTGCCTGCAGTATATAGGAGGTGTACAAATGGGAGTCTGTACAAGAGTATCAGTACCATCTCTGGGCCCAAAAGAAGTAACTGAAGTGAGCGTGGACCTTCAGAGTCCTCCGCATTGTGGTATATTTCAAAGTAAATGGAGGATGATGGTAAAATCTACGGAAACCTTCTTTGGAGGTAAATTTGTTGATCTTTCTCTTTGGAGATTTCAGGCTTTTATAGTCTTGTATCACACGACTATAGTTGATAAGATTTTCATAATTATTATAACAGGTTTCACGAGGGGTCAAATAACATACCAATATTTGATGTATTATCGTGTTCTCTGTAACAGTGAATCACAACAGTACAAAATATACTGCTAACACACTATTTGAACCCTAATGAAACTAGCTGCAATGCTTGTAATTTCATTGTACAATAGTAATAATTTTTTGTATGTTTTAGATGTTATTTGGATAATTATTACAGTAAATGAAAGTGGTACCTTGGCTGTTACTCAGCAACTGCATCAGTTAAGTACTTCATCCTCTAATGATGTAAAGATGT encodes:
- the LOC143427697 gene encoding protein ILRUN, giving the protein MNVDNDLDQHLLHQFSCLGTTDKDDLVKQLQKLLAGSQLNEATAAFFLDMNNWNLQAAICSYFDFESPVQNKFPCMTLICDSTIGEGEPVPPLTNFRKSWKIQNSGTEAWPEEVCLQYIGGVQMGVCTRVSVPSLGPKEVTEVSVDLQSPPHCGIFQSKWRMMVKSTETFFGDVIWIIITVNESGTLAVTQQLHQLSTSSSNDVKMC